TTGAAGATGGGAATTTTTAAACAGTTATAAGATAAAATCAAGAAATATCAAACAAGAATCCATCAAGACCAACAAAAGAGATGGAGACATGATGACAGAATTTGTGAGAACATCCAACCCGCTTGGATATCAGCTAGAGTTTCTCCTTGGCTCAACCGTTGGCGGAATTCGGCGGTCTTCCCTCTGAGCTGAAAACAATAAAATTCACGGAAACAACCACATAAAATGAATCAAAATTTTATCATTTTGCCAGTTCCACCATATCCTTCCATTACTTTTTTGATTCTATCATGTTTTATACATATTCTTCTTATAAAACATAAAGAAACAGCCAACCTGTTCGTCAGACAGATTCAACATCTGGGGCTCAAAAGCATTGACAAAGGTAACGAGCCGGTAGTAATCTCGGACGACCCAACTGTTCAGGCTCCAGAGATCCCTCCACTTGGTGCCCTTCAAATGGCCCGCCTTCTCCTGAAACCAAAGAGGACAGCGTCAACCAGCTACAACCAAACGATGTGGGATCAATCACAGAACGCACCTTTAGCGAGCCCACGAGGGGATTGAGCGAAGGGCTCGCGACGGAAGCGGAAGAAAGAGACGGAGACACGAGGAATCGCCACTTCTCGGGATGGCGAGAGGGAGAACGGACGAGACAGGGGGCGGTGAAGAGAGACGGTTTAGATGGGAACAATTGGAGAGAAAGGAGCGGGTAGGAAGGGAGAGAGAAGCCGGCAGCCATGGGAGAGAAATCGGAGCTTAGGGTTGGATATGGCGTCGATCGATTTTAGTTCACTCTCAAAAATTCCGGTCGGCTTTCAGAGAAAAAAGAGCGGCGATGACGGAGGATAGCGGATCAACTGAGATTTTAGCTGTTGGAGAGTCGGGCACTGTTGATTTGGTCGGCATAAACGGCCCGGATTAGTTAGTCTCCCCCGGTTGTCATATCACCCCGACAAGGGAACCGGGTGACGACCCTAATAAAATAATAGGAAATTTTGAATTTAATTGTCAGCCGCTCATATGAATTAAGTTCGGATTCAAGTAGGAGATAACTGTGGCACATTTCTAACAAAATCGGTATGTTCTTTTGGATCTAAATCAATATGTGTTGTTGACCTTCTTTGGGAAAATTTTAATTAATCGTGTGTATCGGAAGCCTAATACAACAGTCAATTGGATTGCCTGTCATGTCAGACTTCAGGCCTGCCAAAtattttgtcaaatttcatcTCCTCAGTCAGATATGGAGGGAGGGGAATGCTTGGCTTTAAGATATGCCAGATATTTTTATAGCACTTATGGTTTTGGTTTTAAAAAATAGATTTTACATTGCAAGGATATTGTTTAGCTATgttttgttttatatttataaaaacagAATAACGATAATTCACTGGCACTATAGATGAAAACTTCAGCTCACTCAAAACTCGAACTCCATATTGTTGAAAAAAAAACGCACAATTAAGTCGAGATATCTGAATCCCCTCACCTTCTCGCCCATAGTTGCTGGTCTCACACATCCCAGTAGGATTTTGCGGGGCCACAATCAAATTCCAATATCCACATAACTTCCATCTCCAAGCTAAGCAATATCACCACGTGAGAGTAGTTTTTCACATTGTCTACCACCAAACTCGGTGCATGCAGTAATAAATGTACATGATTTGGTTCATCAGATAACAGCTTGAATTGATATGACCTGAAAAGATGTTTACAGCATTATACGAGCTTCGTTACTGCAATGTATGGAACGCCATGTAAACTTTGATCTGCACTTATCTAGAGCCtgagatttttatgcatgagtagATACAagaatgaacatctctttgggattgATGAACATGAAATGCCACATTGCAGTAACCCCTTGAGTACATAAACATTTCTTCTGAATCTGGAGAGATGAGATTATTAAAGGGTGCACCCAATTATGCTGACGACTCCAGAAGGCATactaaaattgatttaattcatctggaGCTGGAGTCAAGCTTTGCGATCGAACTCTATCAATTATTTTTTGCCTTCCTGATAGATCTTCTTCGTAACCAACAACCTACAGACAAAAGTAAGGTTTATGAAATATGAATAACCACTTTTGAAAAAGGAAAACAAGGATGGACAAATTCCAGACCTGTGACTCTGTTTGTGTCTCACTGAAAACATCATAGGTACTGTGACTTCTTTCTTGACAGGAAGAGTCAGGGGCAGTTACTTCTTTCGGGGTCCTGCAGCAAATGCAGTCACAACAGGTACAAAGAGTAAAATAAATGTCCCTTGCTATCAAATTCTTTTTAACATCATTATCAAGGATGGCAAGCTTGATGAATAATTAAAGCATGGAACCGTAAATCCAGAAAACAAGGAACCTCAAAGGGTAAGAGGAAACATCAGTTGAACAATATGGCAAACAAGATTTCTAGACAGTGCACTAAGGTTTATTACATTCTCCATCAGGCAAAAGACAAAAAGGGATgtttcagaatatatatataaatatatatatatatatatatatacacacacacacacacacaatgtgAAATAAGTACAAATTGTTGCTGGAATTATGTTCAATAATAAAGCTACTTGCAGCTGTGGCACCAGCAAACAGtgcaaaaaataaagatgtaaaatCACATGTAAACCACCATTAATACAGGAAGATTCTGTAACAAAAAATGAAGTTAAATGCTCATAACTTTCATTTGCTTGAATTATTTTAATCCAAAACAAGAAATGAAATATGAAACAATTTTTGCTGAGACTCCACTACTCCACCATTTTCTGCAAGTTTAATGATATAAAACAACAATTCAACTGTGCACAGGCAATTGTCCCTCACTATCCGAGTTATTCCCCGGCTCAACAGGCTTTCTCTCTACGTCCTTTGTTCTTGTGCAATGTttatcatcaaacataacatcacATAGAGATGAATATGACAATGATTTTGAGAGATGAACTAAATCTGACGTTGAAAGGGTtttgtcaaatctgctatacatgGCACCAGATGATTCCTCCATTAAAATACAAAACAGGCATATGCACTCTTATGCTCAAATTATCTCAATGTTTCAGCTCTCCAAATGTTGCTTTTGCTATGTGCCAATTTCGGGGCATGTTCCAACataacaaaatcatttttaaatataaatgtcTGCTTGTTACATAACAATTTAAAGCATTTTATGGATGCCAAAAGAAAAAATGTAACTTACCTGCTTGTCCAATGTTTTGAAATACCAAAAGTGGAGCTTGAATTTTCATTTTCTTGACGAAGTATAGAATGATCAGATGAAAAAATCTGCAGCTACATAGTTAAGTACAAAATGTCTCGTATGAGAGCTTAGTCCCCTCGATGCAGATTGAAAAAAGGATACAGTTTGATCACAACCAGATTGCGGAGGTGACTTGATATCCTGGATCTTAAGTGAGGAAAAAATGGATGAATTCAatccataatgcaaatatttttgGAACAAAATATGCCAAATCATTACCTTAGATGACTGAGCTAATAGGTCCTCTATGGCATCTGCAACATCAGGAACAGCATCAGGACCCACCTGATCTTCCGGTACTTTCGTTTTCTTGGATGCATCACCATTGCTGTCACATTCTGACAATCTTGACCTTTTCCCTAAGGCACTAACATATTCTTCTTGACAATGGCCTTGGTACAATAATCATGCAAGACTTCAGACAATAATCGTGCAAGATTTCAGACGATATAGAGACAATAATAAAGGGCTAAATCTGCTATTTGAATGAACCATTCACCTGTTTTTCTTGTTGTGTTCACATTTAACTCCTGAAATTCACTCGGCAACTGAGATGGAACGCATCCATAAATCATACAAGCTGCCTGTGTAGGATATTGACTCACTGTGCACATGCCTGCTTCTCTATCCTCAGCAGCAACTGGTTTAGGCCGAAATGGATCAACAGCAACCATCATAttctaaaaaacaaagaaaaattcaACAGAAGAAATAATTTTATAGACTAGATTGTTATGTACTGCTAAAATGCACACCTCAAGAAGTGAAGAGAAAAACCTGAGAAACACACTCATTAATCCACTCAGCAGTAATGGGCTGAATTCCCCACTTACAAGCAGCCTCATATTTTGGACCACTGGTGAACTTACATAACAAGTGGGTGACCTTTTTAGTTAACTTTTCAGTAAACTTAGCTCCCAAAGTGAAGCATAAGTTTCTTAACAAAAGCCTCTCTTTCTCTTCATACTGCGAGACACAGAATCTAAGGCTTTCAAATCCAGGTAACGGAATGCTGCAGCACAATGGCGAGTAGATAACGTGGCTTCCAACATCTTGTATGCAGGCCTCCTATAACAATATCCCTCCACAAACCATTTTTCTAAATTAGTGGCACTTAAGCAAAAGAGGCATGTGTATTAAGCAAAAACAATAGAATAAAAGAATAGAATTAGAAAAGCTAGCTCACTAATATACGAAGTTGATTTGGGAGGAGACTTAACTTGCTAACTGACCCATTTGCTAACTAATACACAAAGTTAGTCAAATAGGTCAGTTGGGATCCATGAACAAAAGGAAGAGTATTATAAACTAATTCCATTCTCTTAGTCATGTCATACACCCTGTTTTTCCACACATGGCAGTCTGCTCTCACCAAGTTTTTTGCATGCATTCACTTTGTTCACAAGCATAGAAAATGCAAGTACTGGTACCAGGGACTTGGAGAGGTTATGATTCCTGGGAGATAATCTCTCCAGTCCAAGGTCCAAAATGAGCCATGCCAGAGCCTCATTGAAGATTCCTATTGTAATTCCATTGTTGGTAGTGTCCAGAAATCACTGAAGATTTTTGACGTTCATGTCCAGGTAGCTATGCTGTATAAATTGcccaaaaaattaaagaaaaatttaatAACTTCATTCGCTTGAGGCATGTTAGAGCAAGCCATTACCACCAGGTAGATTTAAACTTAATCAATGATGAACTAGACATCATAAGCAGAATGCACTTAAGCAGACAAAAGTAGCAGCTATAAGTATATCCTATATGTTTCATGAATAATACAAGGGGAATGAGATGCTTACCTCTAAACAAGAGCGTATCCACTGAGTTGAAACAACAGTAGTCTGCGAAGCACCAGCAGGAACATGTAAGAGACCATGACGCTCAATGATAAAATTTGCATTCATCTTATGATGATCATCTACCATCATTCCTCCACCTTCCCCAACCCATTCAATTACTTGAGCCCTCTGATCAAAATTAGAAAACACCAGCTAAATTTAGAAGATGAGCAATTTTTAGAGGACTCTACAAAAGTAACAACCACATCCAAGCACCAAATAGAACAACAAATTTAATGctgattagagcaataaaataCAGGCCATTAATATCTCAACTAACCAAAATAACCCCATAAATGAGGACATACAAAGAGGGGATGTCCAAGTTTCAAGCCAAGCAATGCTTCTAGGAAAGCAATTTATTCTTATCACAAGAAATAGTCAATCTATCCGGTCTAAGTAATCCTATAGAATCTACTCAGCATTAATCAAGAGCTAAGTTTTGCAAAGATGCTACTGACCCGGTCTTCAGGAAATGAATTTGAGAAACAGAAAGTTTTCCCCTTGAAAGTATCCGTTGATCTTCTACTTGGGAAATCCATGGTGCTAGTAGCTTTAAGTTTCTGGCCTCCCTGAGTCAAACTGTTTTCTGCTCGATATTGCTTTAATTTTTCAGTTGTAGTTGCTAATCCTGAAATGTTGCTTACATTTACATCACCTTTGACTCTCTCTTCCCTGCTATTTTTCTCTGAAAACAACTCTTCTCCAAACTTCTTATCCTCTGATACATGGACCACTGTCGAACAAGGAGTGCCAGCAAAGTGTTTTACCTTCCTGGTGGAATCTGCAGATGACTCAACAATGAAGCATGAAGAAGCTGTAACCACGAAAACATTACTATTAGTAACCTGCTAGTGTCTTAATTAAAAGCTTCTGCAGAGCAGATAAGATTTGAGCGGACAAGTGAAGCCAACACCTTTTGAAAAGAGTAGTTCAGATGCTAGGTGCCTTGTGGATACAGCAAGTTCCTTCTTTGCCTGATCACACTCTTCCAGCCAGGTAGCTTTTACCACATTGATAACACCCCAAACAGCCAAACGCCTTACCTCTTTCTTTTCACTACAGAATAAATAAACTAATGTGAGGAGCATGAATAAGTTCATTAGCTTTAGCTTTCTAGTATAAGCACAAAATATAGAAGTCAAGTTTTAAGACGATCCAACAAGGTACTATAAGAAACATACGATTCTGAAGGTTCACCAATTATAATGTGGGTCAGCTTTTCATTAAGTATCATATGCCGAGTGCCTCCACCATTACGTATCATAGTAACAAGTCTATTCAGTTTCACTTCCTCAAAACCCACAAGAAGAATTCTGCAATTTGACAAGTAAAGATCATTATCATCTGATTCAGAGTCCTCAGCAACATGAGAGTTCAACATCTTTTCATCTTTCAGCTGTACAGCTGCTGAATCCTTTCCCTCATTTTTCAGCTTAGTAGCATCTGAAAATGAAGATGATATGTTCTGTGATGAAGTAGCTTCTAGGTCCTCAACCATTAAAGGTGAGACGGTTTGTGATGTTGCATTGCTGTGCTCATGGCACCGTTGTTCCTTCTGAAAGCTTCTTGCATCACTGCATGAAAAAGAATTTACCTGAACAGGATGCAATCCTTCATCTAGACAAGCTAcacaaagcaaaaggaaaaatataataagatacaataaatgttttaattttataataaggACACATCATGGTGGTATGGTGTCAAAGAAAGTTGCATCATAGTCCTCAGCAGCTGTACCTTTTACAGCAACAGATTGGTCAACCCATCTGCGAGTAACAATATGAATATGACCCCATCTTCGTGCAACCACATACTTGTCCCCTTCAGGAGCGTATGTACTGTCAAGGATCTAACTTCAAACAACTAAATGAATTACCAAAGAAGGCACTAAGAACATTCTGTGTATCCTATCATATCATATACATATGTTACAGATAGATTAAATATGCTAATGTCATGAGGCACCACATAGATTTTGCAGAATCCATACATCAGACAGAATTTGGAAAATGGTAGTGACTTGACCGATCTACTAGGATTAAACAGGATCTTTATAAATGGCTGATCTTTCTGTAGAATCCAGTGCACAAACAAGCATGACATGtaacaaaaacatgcatcatattCAGGATTGACCAGATTAGTTACCATAAGTAATCCATTTGAGTTACTGTgacaaacatataaagaaaactaCACTTAGCGAGTTCACATTTTGCTAAAGGACTTCAAAAAAATTAGCAATTCATCCTGGGGGCggaaaaaaatcatcatgcacaGAGTATACAGGATATATCTGAAACCAGATGAGTGCACTTTTTGGTAAGATCAGCTGAATAGCAGCCACCATTTTGTAAAATCAACTTTTCCAGCTCCTTTCTCTCATCTGGAAAGATGAACAacatataatttaattattttcataGTGAATACAAACGAACAATTGGCAGAAAAAAGAGGAAGGTCAAGATGACACAACAGCTCGCTACAATAACTGCTTTTGTGCTCTACGGTTGCAAcatagaaatataatattcatttcctTCGGCACCTCTTGGTAACCATCACTTGCTATGATGTCGCTATTACCAAGACAATTAGTTGCTAGAGTAGTAGGTTCTTATATGCGCCTACCTGCAGAAATTCTTGTGACGCAGATAGTCAAGCCAGTGAAAGGAAGAATCCTGTAAGCCTCTTGTGGCACAACACGATGCTCAGTCCAGCATTGTCTTAACCAGCTCATACCGACAATAGGCTTCTTAAGGATATTTAAGGCCCACTAaatcatattcaaatcaaaaggTCCATTAAACGAGGCAACAGCTAAATTCAGATGCTGCAAAAATATGGAATCAAGAACCAAAAAACAAACAAGAACAGCCAAGATTAATGACATAATGGTTTTTGTAATTAACAAGATATAAGAACTAATTTACAAAATGAGAACAGATACAGTAACCAATAAATCAGTGAGTCATGATGCTTGACCAGAATTACCTTACAGTCATTGCCATTATACAATTTCATGAATCAATTTAAAATTCTGAAGCTTAGGCCTAACATTAACATTAAgagtaataataaaaaagaaccaTTAAGAGTGATAATACAACTCTTGCGGTTGCTAATCACCAATCTAACTCATGGTAGATATCTACTACAGGCAGGACTAAGTTTAACATAAGCTGTATGTATACATGCAAAGAGAAGTCATATGTTGCACATAATCAGATTTAGGTTTATCAAAAAACACTTAATCTTAAACTTTTCCAAATTTTACTTACATtttcacttctagaagaaagacaaTATATAGCATCATGTGATTCCTTTCTTCATCCAAGATGGAAacttgttaaagatatgaaacaGAAATcaacaaagaatatatatattatgttactcatTATGATTATTGTCCTATGAACAGCTTCTCAAGAGCTTCCATCTAATTAATATACAACATGGGTAATCGCAACAAATGACCACAAAAGGACATGAAAGGAAATCAATATCCAGTTAATAAGAAAAGGAATCAGGTCAAGGTAAGAAATGAAAAACTAATCATTTGCATTACAACACAATATCCATCATAATCACCTTCCTTTTTTGTGAAATTTTTGGTGTGGAACATTTTAATGCCAAAAAGCACAAATAACTTGTAGATTACTTAATACCAACAAAGAGAATCATGAACACAGTCCATGGATATAGAAATACTCATTCATATTAACCAAGCATACCGACCTTGAGCAATATGGAGAAAAGGCAAAGCCAATTAATTCAATCCAATACCAAGGAACCATTAAGATATGGCTCCTAAACAAGTGCACAAATGACAGTGATATTCATAAAGAACTGCAAGGCCTGTTGCTAATAAAGGTAAG
The window above is part of the Musa acuminata AAA Group cultivar baxijiao chromosome BXJ2-6, Cavendish_Baxijiao_AAA, whole genome shotgun sequence genome. Proteins encoded here:
- the LOC103988945 gene encoding uncharacterized protein LOC103988945 isoform X2, translating into MATVWKGMTFVGANVFLSRSLVPPEVFDALHDALKLNGATVFLCCDPSCSGPNDYHVIASPDHEKFADLRAKGCKLLGPQCILSCAKEHRSLPKQGYTCCLAMDGVKVLASGFDKDEKVHIERLVTAMGGVLQTKTSQDVNFFIVKNVLAAKYKWALNILKKPIVGMSWLRQCWTEHRVVPQEAYRILPFTGLTICVTRISADERKELEKLILQNGGCYSADLTKKCTHLVSDAPEGDKYVVARRWGHIHIVTRRWVDQSVAVKACLDEGLHPVQVNSFSCSDARSFQKEQRCHEHSNATSQTVSPLMVEDLEATSSQNISSSFSDATKLKNEGKDSAAVQLKDEKMLNSHVAEDSESDDNDLYLSNCRILLVGFEEVKLNRLVTMIRNGGGTRHMILNEKLTHIIIGEPSESEKKEVRRLAVWGVINVVKATWLEECDQAKKELAVSTRHLASELLFSKASSCFIVESSADSTRKVKHFAGTPCSTVVHVSEDKKFGEELFSEKNSREERVKGDVNVSNISGLATTTEKLKQYRAENSLTQGGQKLKATSTMDFPSRRSTDTFKGKTFCFSNSFPEDRRAQVIEWVGEGGGMMVDDHHKMNANFIIERHGLLHVPAGASQTTVVSTQWIRSCLEEACIQDVGSHVIYSPLCCSIPLPGFESLRFCVSQYEEKERLLLRNLCFTLGAKFTEKLTKKVTHLLCKFTSGPKYEAACKWGIQPITAEWINECVSQNMMVAVDPFRPKPVAAEDREAGMCTVSQYPTQAACMIYGCVPSQLPSEFQELNVNTTRKTGHCQEEYVSALGKRSRLSECDSNGDASKKTKVPEDQVGPDAVPDVADAIEDLLAQSSKIQDIKSPPQSGCDQTIFSSDHSILRQENENSSSTFGISKHWTSRTPKEVTAPDSSCQERSHSTYDVFSETQTESQVVGYEEDLSGRQKIIDRVRSQSLTPAPDELNQF
- the LOC103988945 gene encoding uncharacterized protein LOC103988945 isoform X4, giving the protein MSWLRQCWTEHRVVPQEAYRILPFTGLTICVTRISADERKELEKLILQNGGCYSADLTKKCTHLVSDAPEGDKYVVARRWGHIHIVTRRWVDQSVAVKACLDEGLHPVQVNSFSCSDARSFQKEQRCHEHSNATSQTVSPLMVEDLEATSSQNISSSFSDATKLKNEGKDSAAVQLKDEKMLNSHVAEDSESDDNDLYLSNCRILLVGFEEVKLNRLVTMIRNGGGTRHMILNEKLTHIIIGEPSESEKKEVRRLAVWGVINVVKATWLEECDQAKKELAVSTRHLASELLFSKASSCFIVESSADSTRKVKHFAGTPCSTVVHVSEDKKFGEELFSEKNSREERVKGDVNVSNISGLATTTEKLKQYRAENSLTQGGQKLKATSTMDFPSRRSTDTFKGKTFCFSNSFPEDRRAQVIEWVGEGGGMMVDDHHKMNANFIIERHGLLHVPAGASQTTVVSTQWIRSCLEEACIQDVGSHVIYSPLCCSIPLPGFESLRFCVSQYEEKERLLLRNLCFTLGAKFTEKLTKKVTHLLCKFTSGPKYEAACKWGIQPITAEWINECVSQNMMVAVDPFRPKPVAAEDREAGMCTVSQYPTQAACMIYGCVPSQLPSEFQELNVNTTRKTGHCQEEYVSALGKRSRLSECDSNGDASKKTKVPEDQVGPDAVPDVADAIEDLLAQSSKIQDIKSPPQSGCDQTLQIFSSDHSILRQENENSSSTFGISKHWTSRTPKEVTAPDSSCQERSHSTYDVFSETQTESQVVGYEEDLSGRQKIIDRVRSQSLTPAPDELNQF
- the LOC103988945 gene encoding uncharacterized protein LOC103988945 isoform X1, translated to MATVWKGMTFVGANVFLSRSLVPPEVFDALHDALKLNGATVFLCCDPSCSGPNDYHVIASPDHEKFADLRAKGCKLLGPQCILSCAKEHRSLPKQGYTCCLAMDGVKVLASGFDKDEKVHIERLVTAMGGVLQTKTSQDVNFFIVKNVLAAKYKWALNILKKPIVGMSWLRQCWTEHRVVPQEAYRILPFTGLTICVTRISADERKELEKLILQNGGCYSADLTKKCTHLVSDAPEGDKYVVARRWGHIHIVTRRWVDQSVAVKACLDEGLHPVQVNSFSCSDARSFQKEQRCHEHSNATSQTVSPLMVEDLEATSSQNISSSFSDATKLKNEGKDSAAVQLKDEKMLNSHVAEDSESDDNDLYLSNCRILLVGFEEVKLNRLVTMIRNGGGTRHMILNEKLTHIIIGEPSESEKKEVRRLAVWGVINVVKATWLEECDQAKKELAVSTRHLASELLFSKASSCFIVESSADSTRKVKHFAGTPCSTVVHVSEDKKFGEELFSEKNSREERVKGDVNVSNISGLATTTEKLKQYRAENSLTQGGQKLKATSTMDFPSRRSTDTFKGKTFCFSNSFPEDRRAQVIEWVGEGGGMMVDDHHKMNANFIIERHGLLHVPAGASQTTVVSTQWIRSCLEEACIQDVGSHVIYSPLCCSIPLPGFESLRFCVSQYEEKERLLLRNLCFTLGAKFTEKLTKKVTHLLCKFTSGPKYEAACKWGIQPITAEWINECVSQNMMVAVDPFRPKPVAAEDREAGMCTVSQYPTQAACMIYGCVPSQLPSEFQELNVNTTRKTGHCQEEYVSALGKRSRLSECDSNGDASKKTKVPEDQVGPDAVPDVADAIEDLLAQSSKIQDIKSPPQSGCDQTLQIFSSDHSILRQENENSSSTFGISKHWTSRTPKEVTAPDSSCQERSHSTYDVFSETQTESQVVGYEEDLSGRQKIIDRVRSQSLTPAPDELNQF
- the LOC103988945 gene encoding uncharacterized protein LOC103988945 isoform X3 — translated: MATVWKGMTFVGANVFLSRSLVPPEVFDALHDALKLNGATVFLCCDPSCSGPNDYHVIASPDHEKFADLRAKGCKLLGPQCILSCAKEHRSLPKQGYTCCLAMDGVKVLASGFDKDEKVHIERLVTAMGGVLQTKTSQDVNFFIVKNVLAAKYKWALNILKKPIVGMSWLRQCWTEHRVVPQEAYRILPFTGLTICVTRISADERKELEKLILQNGGCYSADLTKKCTHLVSDAPEGDKYVVARRWGHIHIVTRRWVDQSVAVKACLDEGLHPVQVNSFSCSDARSFQKEQRCHEHSNATSQTVSPLMVEDLEATSSQNISSSFSDATKLKNEGKDSAAVQLKDEKMLNSHVAEDSESDDNDLYLSNCRILLVGFEEVKLNRLVTMIRNGGGTRHMILNEKLTHIIIGEPSESEKKEVRRLAVWGVINVVKATWLEECDQAKKELAVSTRHLASELLFSKASSCFIVESSADSTRKVKHFAGTPCSTVVHVSEDKKFGEELFSEKNSREERVKGDVNVSNISGLATTTEKLKQYRAENSLTQGGQKLKATSTMDFPSRRSTDTFKGKTFCFSNSFPEDRRAQVIEWVGEGGGMMVDDHHKMNANFIIERHGLLHVPAGASQTTVVSTQWIRSCLEEACIQDVGSHVIYSPLCCSIPLPGFESLRFCVSQYEEKERLLLRNLCFTLGAKFTEKLTKKVTHLLCKFTSGPKYEAACKWGIQPITAEWINECVSQNMMVAVDPFRPKPVAAEDREAGMCTVSQYPTQAACMIYGCVPSQLPSEFQELNVNTTRKTVLHDYCTKAIVKKNMLVP